A window of Halichoerus grypus chromosome 15, mHalGry1.hap1.1, whole genome shotgun sequence genomic DNA:
AGGAgaacctccctctctcccttttacCTTTGCTTCTTCCCTGGAGGCTGGCTCCTCTGAGCAGCGCTGATCTCAGGGGCCACGAGGCTCAGGTGGCCCACCGAGGGGGCGAGGCCCCTGCTACCTCTCCTGAGAGAGTACGAGGCAGAGGCCATCCAGGCATGCTGGACTGGGTCCATGACCAGGTCTTGGATCAGACCgctgcctccaggaagccttccctggtgGCGTCTAGACACACTTTGAGCTTCCCTTTATTGCACTTGTCACCCTTAAAATACGTCTTGGGACCACAAGACTGCGAGCTACGGAGAGTAGGAGCCAAGTCTGTCTGTCTCCAGCTGAGTGACCCATCCTTGGCACAGGCCTTGGCACCCAGTAGACTTCCAATAAATACTTGGGGTGTGTTCAGTGCCAGGCTCTTGGAGTGGTTCTTCACAAAGGCTGCAGTCAGGAGGGGAACCATGGGGGCCCTGCAGGAAGCAGTGGGTGGCAAGGAGCAGCTCTTCCCCGGGGGCCCCTCTGGCCAGGCACAGAGCACATGCCGGGTAGGTTCGCCccacactgccccctccccttggCCGATTGCTCTGTCCCCTGGGGGCCCCCGCTGGCCCCATACCTTCCCTAGGGTTGGCTTTGGTCGGATCTATCTTGTCCCCAACAAAGTCTGCCCTGGACCTCAGGGTCTACAGTAGGAGGGGTAAGCTGACAGCTTTGAAAGAGGAAACCTGGGAGATGaggcagtgggaggggagagggaggagggcaggcaggaggggtGGCCCTCCCCTGCTCATCCTGGGATCTGTTCTGGGGGCAAAGGGGGAGGCTGAGGTTTGGCCCCCTCAAACAAGAAAAACTGGAATTAGCACTGAACTCAGAGAGGGTTTGCTGGGGCCTAGCAAGCCGTGGCCTGCCCTAGGCCTTAGGCAGGCGGTGGGGCTCTGCCTCTTTGGTTCCCAGGGCGGTGGGGCAGGCAGCCGCCTCCACACTGGGCTCGTGGCCTTTCCTCGGCCAAGAGCGGCCATGGGCAAGGAGGCGGCAAGACACAGGACAGAGagggcgggggccggggcgggaAGGGGGCAAGGTACCCCTGTTAACCACACGGGGCAGGTAAAACTAAAGTTTTCAGAGTCGAAAAGGAGTGTGTAATTTCTTGAAACTGTCCCAGCCCACATTGGCATACGTGGTAAGCTGCTCCAGTGAATCCTCCGGGGGTGAAAATAGAAGGTAAAGAGTGTCTGCCTTTTACCCTCAGCGAGAGTAAACTCTGAAAGCCCAGCCAGCCTCCTGTGCTACTTCCTGCCAGGCCTGGTTCTATCAGGCTGAGTGTGGGCCCCTCTGGCTGCCTATCACTGCTGCTGAGGGTTGCCGGGGTGCCTGTCCTCCTAGGGCAGTCGTCTGAGCGGGGACGTGGTCCAGGGTGGGCACAGTGGGGAGAGTGCGTCTTGGTGCTGGCTCCTTGCCGGGTGGTATGGGTCAAGGACCACATACTCAATGCGGGTCCCCTTCCGGGGGGttggctggggcagggcaggtaCGGAAGGTGGGGCGGAGGGGTGCTCGGCCTTCAGGCTGCCCTTCGGGGCCCTGCTGGGGTAGGCTACAGCCACACAACCCAGAGCAagtggggaggggccgaggggccTCCTGCTTGaggcctctccctgccctcccagggtCCTGCTGGTGGGGAAGGCAGGACGGGTATGAGCAAGGCTTCTGTAGAGCTAGAGCTGTGAGTGATCTAGAAGCAAACGTGGCCGAAGGGCCCCCGGAGCCTGGAGCCACCAGCCAGACCTGTTCAAGTCCCAGAGAGCCCGTGGCAAGGTCAGGCAGAGGGGTCCTTCTCTgagtccctctgctcctctcaggGGCCCAGGAGAGGCCACACCAAGGCCCTGTGAACCCCCCTCAAACTCGCCCCCCGGGAGACTCTCTCCTCAGGCTTTGGGCTTTCTCAGCTTGGAGCCTGCCCTCCTTCTGCCGTTTATTTGCCTTGGTTGGGAGAAGTCACCCCCTTAATGTAAAGAGGGGCTCAGGATGGGAGAGCTAATGAAAGTCAGGATCTCAGCCAGAGAATACGCAGTGATTATTTACAAATGTGACCTGGCCCACAGAAAACATTGGAAGTAgcttttctggttttaaaaagaCACCAAAATTTACTTTGATATGTTTATATTATagatataatacataaaacatctAGCATGAAACTCTACGTTCTCCCCAAAGGAGAGAACCAAGCTGtccttccctgctcccagccccagcGATCTATGCATGCTGGCTGGAGGCCGCCTCCCTTCCAGACCAGGAGCCAGGGCTTCTGGGGGGACAGGCCTGTTGGCGGCCTGGGCCGGAGGGCACCGAGGcccacagcccccccaccccccagggaaaGAGGAAGCCCACCTCACCTCTTTGGTTCCCCTGGGAGCAAAAGCAATCCccaaaaaccaaaaggaaagagAGCCGCAGACCCTCCCTGCAGCTGCTGACAAAGAGTCTCATTTTGGCAAGTATCtgagcaaaaccaaaacaaaacaaaaaccaaataaaatggtGGTTTAACATAGACGTGCGCATTCACATTGCACAAGGCACCGCTGGGACACAGAGAGGCCAGATACAAGTGTTGATATCGGCTGataaagcaaaatatttggaaagcttCTCATAACTTCGGTCCCTCTGGGATGGACAGATTGTGCTTCATGTTTGTATGGCAATGCTGGCAATACAGTACAAGGCtgatggtcccagggtcccttcacccccccacccccaccccggaccAGAGCTCTAGGTGTCCCTGCGCCACCAGGCCGCCACTCCCATGAACACATGTCCGGAGAACTAACCCATGTCCTAGCTTTCTGGTCtgactgggggcagggggctcccACCGGTCACCCGGTGACCCCCATCTAAGTGCCTCCCTGTTGCAGGCTGGGAGATTAGAGGCAAGGAACTAGGGACCCTCCACCTTCGTGTAGAACTGGGGGAACAACCTTCCAAGTCCCTGTATTTCCTCCCTTCCAAGGACAGGCGCTGGAGGAGCGGCTAGGGCTGGCTTATCAGGATCTCTGCTCCCTGAACCTTCCTCCTGCCGTGGGCCTGCACATTGCCTTCTCTCCTGGGGGCCTGCAGCCTCAGAAATGAGGCAGGAACCCTCCAGATAAAATGACAAGGCACATATTTGCTCCCCCTACTCGGTAGGAATCGGAGCGGTGAGTTTGCGTTTCCAAGGCACAAGGTTATTCCTTAATACTAGAGTTGccggggctcccggctcagcccCACGGCACTTCTCCTCTCCTGCAGGGAGAAACCATCGCCTGACCCCTCATCTTAGACGCACCGAATCCGGCGCGGAGGAAGGCAAGGGGCGCGCGCGGCAGGCCAGGCTTTCTGGCGGCACCGGAATCTCCTAGTCCCGGCTTGCGCCGCTGGGCCAGTCTTGAGATCCGGAGACCCGAAACCACTCCCTGGGTCGCAGCCGGCGGCCGGCCCAGGGCGGTCCCGCCGCCCCGCGCCTCACGCGCAGTTGCCCATGGCCTTGACCAGGGAGCTCTCGGGCAGCTGGCGGAAGATACCCCGCAGCGTGTCCAGTTCGCGGCTCAGCTGTTCCACCCGCTTGCGCAGGCGGTCATTGTCACTGGTCAGCTCCAGCACCTTCTGCTGTGTCTCCACGTTGCGCTGCTTGGCCTTGTCCCGGCTCTTGCGCACGGCGATGTTGTTGCGCTCGCGCCGCACCCGGTACTCGTTGCTGTTCTTGTCCACCGACTTCTTGACTttgcccgcgccgccgccgccgcccgcgcggAGGTCGGGGTGCGCAGCGGCTAGCCCCTTGAGCGCGCCGCCAGGGCCCGGCAAGCCAGCGGGGCCGAGAGCCGGCGCTGGGTGAGGGCTGGGCACGGGCGTGGGCGGCGGCGTGGGGTGGCCGGGCTGCAGGTGCATGGTGGTCTGGCCGCAGTGCGCGATCTGGAACTGCAGGTGCGGGGCGGCCAGGTGCGCGGGCGgcgggtgcgggtgcgggtgcggcgggggcggcggcggcggcggctggtaGGGGAAGAGGCCGGCCAGCGCCAGCTGCTTCGCCTCGTCCTCCTCGCGCGGCTCCTGCTTGATCACCAGCGGCCGCAGCGCCGGCGCCCCGACGCGCTCGTACAGGGGCTCCAGCCTGCCGTCCAGGTAGCCGGCCGCCGCGCAGCCGTAGCCAGGAGGGGGCCCGTGCGCCCCTCCGGGCATCACGGCGCCGCCGGGGCCCCCGGGGGCGCCCGTGTAGTCAAAGTCGCCGCCGCCGGCTCCCGCGGGGGCCGCGGCCGCCTTGGCCTTCTCCTGCTGCCGGCTGTGCTGGAACAGGTCGGCCAGGAACTCGTCGTTGAAGGCGGCCGGGTCGATGTAGGCGCTGATGTCGATGGACGTCTCGTGTTCGCAGATGCCGCCCAGCGGCTCCGGGGCggcaggtggggcggggggttGCGCGGAGCCCGCGCCCCGGGGAAAGCCGAAGGCGGCGCTGCTGGGCGCGTGCGGGGGACTCTGGAGGTGGCTGCTCATCGGGGGCCGCGGCTCCGCCTCGTAGAAGTCGGCCGACTCCATGGGGGAGCTACAGTCCTCCCGGCATGGCGAGCCTCGGCGGCCTCCAGCCTGCGCGGGGTGCCAATGCTGCCACCGCCCACCCGGAGCCTCAACTCCCTCGCGCCCGCGCAGCTCCAGGTCGCGAATGGCCAGGCCCGCGCGGGCCCCGCATTTATACCGGGGGCGTCGCCCTTTAGAGTCCGACGGCGGAGCGGCGCCTCCTGGGTCTTAGCGCCTGCCTTCCGGAGGGGGTGGTGAGTGGGGCCGGAGCGCGGCGCGGGCCGGGAGAGGCCCCGGCGCAACGCCCACTAACCCCCTGCCCCGCCAGCCGGACCCGGACGCGCGCGCGATGCCCCACCCTGGGCCGAGCTGTCGCCCCCGCACACACGTGGTCGGTGACTGGGCCCCCTCCTCTAGCTTCCCCAAGGCACCCACTTCCAGCCAACGGTCGGGGAGTCCGGGAGCACCCAGACGctgcgcggggcggggcgcggccgGGGGGGGGCGAGGTGGCGGGGGGCTGGTGGAGGGCCAGTCTTGGTCTCTGAGCTACTGCGGCGCGGACTCGCTTTAAAAGCTAGAA
This region includes:
- the CEBPA gene encoding CCAAT/enhancer-binding protein alpha encodes the protein MESADFYEAEPRPPMSSHLQSPPHAPSSAAFGFPRGAGSAQPPAPPAAPEPLGGICEHETSIDISAYIDPAAFNDEFLADLFQHSRQQEKAKAAAAPAGAGGGDFDYTGAPGGPGGAVMPGGAHGPPPGYGCAAAGYLDGRLEPLYERVGAPALRPLVIKQEPREEDEAKQLALAGLFPYQPPPPPPPPHPHPHPPPAHLAAPHLQFQIAHCGQTTMHLQPGHPTPPPTPVPSPHPAPALGPAGLPGPGGALKGLAAAHPDLRAGGGGGAGKVKKSVDKNSNEYRVRRERNNIAVRKSRDKAKQRNVETQQKVLELTSDNDRLRKRVEQLSRELDTLRGIFRQLPESSLVKAMGNCA